TTTCTCTCTCGCCCGACAACATTTTCTCTACCATGGTACCACTTTTCTTAACATTCAATTGCCTGTTCTTACATGTCAATTTTCTTCCATTAATACTGATAGCAACATAGAGCCGTAGAGGTGGCAGATGGGTGTTCTTGGGCGGGTTTGGGTGGGTTTCTTTGGGTTTGGGCATTTTTGGGTTGGGTAATTTTGGGTCACAATATTTTTGGGCAGTTTTGGGTTGGGTAATTTTGGGTTGAGTTGGTTCATGAAATAAATAAGAGCTGTTCATGCCAGTAAACCACCTCAACAGCTTCTGAAGAAGCAAATTTAAGACCTTAATGGCAACTTTCGTTCCTCAATCTGCTGTGATCACATCATTTGATAGCAGCTTCAAAGGACGCTTTGCACATTACGTCACAAAACCGGAGCGAGATCGAGGTCTTGTAAGCATCTTGGCGACGGATGTTTTTGATCCGACTGTCAAGGTTGAATTCGAGAGATCGACAGTCGACCGAAGGTTTTTCCACCTCCGACTTGTGTTTAGCAACAGATACTGGGCACGCGGTCCGGTTTCAGGGTGGATTTTGGCTGGCTCCGACGAAAGAGATGAAGATACATCCCGGCCAACATGTACACTGTTTGAGCCTGTTTATGATGCACAGACAGGATCCTATACACTAATTTTCGTTCACAGCGGAAAGCGTGTACGAGCAACTACAACGAACAGCCGACTCCAAATAGACGACGCAGATACAGGAGGTACCGTAAATTCTTTTTATCGTTTCAGTTTGATCGAGTGGGATTCATTGATAAAACTTCCCAAGTATGTAGTATTCCAAGGACATAATGACAAGTTCCTCAGAGAATGGCATCATCAAAGATTCTGGTTCCTTTCATTCTCAGCCGACGAAAGCAATGCACCGGGAACGGCTTTTGAGGTGGTTGAGAATGGAGATGGACATGTCCGCATAAGGACATTAGATGTTTCCGGTCGGAATTGGACACAGTTTGATGATTTTATAAGGATATCCTCACAAGATACCCCCAACACTTTGTTTTGGCCGGTCAGACTTGCAGGTAATGTAATTGCTCTTCGTAGCGCAAACAACAACAGATTTATTCGACCTCTGGAACAGCCCACCTCGTTAATGAATGGTTGCCTGACTGCTGATGCTTTCGGAATTGTTCAACAATCTAGAATGGTAGTGAAAGAACTTGTACTCGGGAGACGGATCTTCGACGTTGTATATTACATGGATAATGCTCGGATATACGGTCGCAGAGCTGTCATAGCAGGCAGTGGCCGTTCCACTAACAACACACCGGAAGAAGCTATTCAAACCATTTCTGTTTCGTATACTGAAACTAGGTCTTACTCTTTTACAAACAGCAACTCGCTATCGACTGGTGTCTCTACCTCCATCACTGCAGGTTTTGGAAGAATAGTGTCGCTCGAGGTAGGTGTCGAAATATCGTCGGAGCAAACTGTCGCGGTGGAGGTGGGTGAAGAAGTGTCGACATCCGTGACCTCAGAGGCTTCATATACAGCACCTGTGCCGCCGTTCAGCACAATAATAGTTAATTATGTGGCAACAGAAGCAAAGTGCGACATTCCGTTCTCGTACACCCAGCGAGATCAGATGTCTACTAACGGTACTTTTCGTTCTAGTCGTAATGAAGATGGTGTGTATAAGGGTGTCAACTACTTCAGCTTCTACTTCGACCAACCTGTCGTTAGAAGTCTAATAAATAATGAATAAGAGGTTAAATATTTGGCGGTTATATTCAGTTGCCAAATTATAATAGATGCACCATTGATAACCGTTGTGTAAAAAGTCTATATAGTTCAGTAAccgaaaaaatatttaatctaaaTAAGCAAGCCTTGTATTGTTGTTTCTTTCTTATTGCAGGTGTTTAATAAGCAGCAATGATCTTCTGTACTTATTATTAGTGTTAAGTGTTGTATTTATCACCAG
This window of the Mercurialis annua linkage group LG5, ddMerAnnu1.2, whole genome shotgun sequence genome carries:
- the LOC126682085 gene encoding uncharacterized protein LOC126682085, with translation MATFVPQSAVITSFDSSFKGRFAHYVTKPERDRGLVSILATDVFDPTVKVEFERSTVDRRFFHLRLVFSNRYWARGPVSGWILAGSDERDEDTSRPTCTLFEPVYDAQTGSYTLIFVHSGKRVRATTTNSRLQIDDADTGGTVNSFYRFSLIEWDSLIKLPKYVVFQGHNDKFLREWHHQRFWFLSFSADESNAPGTAFEVVENGDGHVRIRTLDVSGRNWTQFDDFIRISSQDTPNTLFWPVRLAGNVIALRSANNNRFIRPLEQPTSLMNGCLTADAFGIVQQSRMVVKELVLGRRIFDVVYYMDNARIYGRRAVIAGSGRSTNNTPEEAIQTISVSYTETRSYSFTNSNSLSTGVSTSITAGFGRIVSLEVGVEISSEQTVAVEVGEEVSTSVTSEASYTAPVPPFSTIIVNYVATEAKCDIPFSYTQRDQMSTNGTFRSSRNEDGVYKGVNYFSFYFDQPVVRSLINNE